Proteins co-encoded in one Paracrocinitomix mangrovi genomic window:
- a CDS encoding ATP-grasp domain-containing protein has protein sequence MRDIKVIVTAAGAPGASTFIHQLKHKVTERKVEIVAIDMDPQAIGRFISDKFYVVPAATDNNYIQTLKDLILKEKPDIFYCVSSYEVPIVSKYKEELEALGTIVIVGNHEDAELAGNKYTLYEALKNVEGVKIPKYFYPKNLDEFVTYAKELGYPEKRVCFKPHFSKGSRGFRIIDDSISRKDLLLNYKPVSTYMSMAEFISIFEKEEEFPDFLIMEVVEGVEHDVMTISMDGEVLLTTCKTREANRGGVITKGELVDEPQLMEYCKRIIEKIPLTYNSCFQFIDGYLIEINTRVSTFIYQDDLIEPYITIKLALGEYSKEDVKALQSKVQFGRRMLRYFDQLFYHKDLLN, from the coding sequence ATGAGAGACATTAAAGTTATTGTAACTGCAGCAGGAGCTCCTGGAGCATCAACATTTATACATCAGTTAAAACATAAAGTAACTGAAAGAAAGGTAGAAATAGTAGCTATTGATATGGATCCACAAGCTATTGGACGATTTATTTCAGACAAATTTTATGTTGTTCCGGCTGCTACTGACAACAATTACATACAGACTTTAAAAGATCTAATCTTAAAAGAAAAACCTGACATTTTTTATTGTGTTTCTTCATATGAAGTTCCAATTGTTTCAAAATATAAGGAAGAACTTGAGGCATTGGGCACCATTGTTATTGTAGGAAATCATGAAGATGCAGAATTGGCCGGTAACAAGTATACCTTGTATGAAGCTTTAAAAAATGTTGAGGGCGTTAAGATTCCAAAATATTTTTATCCTAAAAACCTTGATGAGTTTGTTACTTATGCCAAAGAATTGGGATATCCTGAAAAAAGAGTGTGTTTTAAACCTCATTTTTCAAAAGGAAGTAGAGGCTTTAGAATTATTGATGATAGTATTTCAAGAAAAGACCTATTATTAAATTATAAGCCTGTCAGCACTTACATGTCAATGGCTGAATTCATTTCCATTTTTGAAAAAGAAGAGGAATTCCCGGATTTCTTAATCATGGAGGTTGTTGAAGGAGTTGAGCATGATGTAATGACTATCTCAATGGATGGTGAAGTATTACTCACTACATGTAAAACCAGAGAAGCTAACAGAGGCGGTGTAATAACTAAAGGCGAATTAGTAGACGAGCCTCAATTGATGGAGTACTGTAAACGAATTATTGAAAAAATACCCCTTACTTACAACTCATGTTTTCAATTCATTGATGGTTATTTAATTGAGATCAACACAAGAGTTTCAACCTTCATTTATCAAGATGATTTAATTGAACCATACATCACAATCAAATTAGCTTTAGGGGAATACAGTAAAGAAGATGTGAAGGCACTTCAAAGTAAAGTTCAGTTTGGCAGACGTATGTTGAGATACTTTGATCAGTTATTCTATCACAAAGATTTACTGAATTAG
- a CDS encoding DUF1573 domain-containing protein encodes MRKAIFTLSLLVAAFVGFNANAQEVQTQPTSKAVITIDKETHDYGTITQGDNGECEFVVTNTGSEPLIISRCKGSCGCTVPTCPQEPIAPGKSAVIKVKYDTNRVGPIAKSVTITSNAGNEPNKVIRIKGQIKAKPADTAPTN; translated from the coding sequence ATGAGAAAAGCAATTTTTACACTTAGTCTTTTAGTTGCAGCATTTGTTGGATTCAACGCAAATGCACAAGAAGTACAAACTCAGCCTACTAGTAAAGCTGTTATCACAATCGATAAAGAAACACACGATTATGGTACAATTACACAAGGAGATAATGGTGAGTGCGAATTCGTAGTAACTAATACAGGTTCTGAACCTTTGATTATTTCAAGATGTAAAGGATCTTGTGGATGTACAGTTCCAACTTGTCCTCAAGAGCCAATCGCTCCTGGTAAATCAGCAGTTATTAAAGTAAAATATGATACTAACAGAGTTGGGCCTATCGCTAAATCTGTTACAATTACTTCAAATGCTGGTAACGAGCCAAATAAAGTTATTAGAATTAAAGGACAGATTAAAGCTAAACCAGCTGATACTGCTCCTACAAATTAA
- a CDS encoding DUF1573 domain-containing protein: MNSAFTLTSGAEFSFKERTFKFPDTQQGELLKHDFHFTNTGDEPLIISNYKVACTCTKITFPTEPILPGKSGVIHLTFDTTSAYDYQHRKIQIFSNAKKNPTVISFKVIVIPHNE, translated from the coding sequence ATGAATTCCGCGTTCACTTTAACTAGTGGCGCGGAATTCTCATTTAAAGAGCGCACTTTTAAGTTTCCGGATACCCAACAAGGAGAACTTTTAAAACATGATTTTCATTTTACAAATACCGGAGACGAACCTTTAATCATTAGCAATTATAAAGTAGCCTGTACTTGTACCAAGATTACCTTTCCAACTGAACCCATCTTACCTGGAAAATCAGGTGTGATTCATTTGACATTTGATACCACCTCGGCCTACGACTACCAACACAGAAAAATTCAGATTTTTTCAAACGCTAAAAAAAATCCAACGGTAATTAGTTTTAAAGTGATTGTGATTCCTCACAATGAATAA
- the folP gene encoding dihydropteroate synthase — translation MKDTFFCSKFQMNCAGSLMNFDGPIVMGILNVTPDSFFAESRISSEDQLLQKAAKMVEEGAHILDIGGYSSRPGAKDISVEEEVERTATAIKSLKNSFPNILISIDTFRSKVAIEAVKNGADIVNDISGGQLDEKMFETVAQLNVPYIMMHMKGTPQNMKSLNQYKDLIQDIQLYFSQQISKARKAGIKDIIIDPGFGFSKDVGQNFQLMKQLELLHLHDCPILVGISRKSMIYKSLNITSDESLNGTTVLNTIALSKGAAILRVHDVKEAVESVKLGKLIHCEESQSL, via the coding sequence GTGAAAGATACATTTTTTTGTTCGAAGTTTCAGATGAATTGTGCAGGAAGCTTGATGAATTTTGATGGTCCTATTGTAATGGGAATTCTCAACGTAACGCCAGACAGTTTCTTTGCCGAAAGTAGAATTTCTTCTGAAGATCAACTTTTGCAAAAAGCAGCAAAAATGGTGGAAGAAGGCGCTCACATTCTTGATATTGGCGGATACTCTTCTCGTCCGGGTGCCAAAGATATTTCTGTTGAAGAGGAAGTTGAAAGAACTGCAACCGCTATAAAATCCTTAAAAAATTCTTTTCCGAATATACTTATTTCAATTGATACTTTTAGATCAAAAGTAGCCATTGAAGCAGTTAAAAATGGAGCAGATATAGTCAATGATATTTCAGGTGGTCAACTAGATGAAAAGATGTTTGAAACGGTTGCTCAATTGAATGTTCCCTACATCATGATGCATATGAAAGGAACTCCTCAAAATATGAAATCACTCAATCAGTATAAAGATTTAATTCAGGACATTCAACTATACTTTTCTCAACAGATAAGTAAGGCCAGAAAAGCGGGAATTAAGGACATAATTATCGATCCCGGATTTGGTTTTAGCAAGGATGTTGGGCAAAATTTTCAATTAATGAAGCAGCTTGAGTTATTGCATTTACATGATTGTCCAATATTGGTAGGGATTTCTAGAAAATCAATGATCTATAAATCTCTCAATATCACTTCAGATGAGAGTTTAAATGGAACAACTGTTTTAAATACCATTGCTTTGAGCAAAGGAGCTGCTATCTTAAGAGTTCATGATGTTAAGGAAGCTGTTGAATCAGTTAAGCTTGGAAAGCTTATTCATTGTGAGGAATCACAATCACTTTAA
- a CDS encoding NAD(P)H-dependent flavin oxidoreductase: MERNRITELLGIKYPIIQAGMIWCSGWELAAAVSNAGGLGIIGSGSMYPEVLDEHITKCKAATDKPFAVNLPMIYPAIDQHIETIIKHGVKVVFTSAGNPKTWTKHLKDHGITVVHVVSSLKFALKSEEAGVDAVVAEGFEAGGHNGIDETTTLALIPTVRKQLKIPLIAAGGIATGRGMLAAMILGADGVQIGSRFVASEESSAHINFKKQVVETGDGGTKLTLKELTPVRLIKNEFFNRVEEAYQKDASIEELKELLGRGRAKKGMFEGDLEEGELEIGQVASIIDEIKPAAQIIEEILAEYKNALAETADGKFNFA, from the coding sequence ATGGAGCGTAATAGAATAACAGAATTATTAGGGATTAAATATCCCATTATTCAAGCCGGAATGATTTGGTGTTCTGGTTGGGAATTGGCAGCAGCAGTGAGTAATGCAGGTGGACTTGGGATTATTGGATCCGGTTCAATGTACCCTGAAGTTTTAGATGAGCATATTACAAAATGTAAAGCCGCGACAGATAAACCTTTTGCCGTTAATTTACCAATGATTTATCCTGCCATTGATCAGCATATTGAAACCATTATTAAACACGGCGTTAAAGTTGTTTTTACTTCAGCAGGTAATCCTAAAACCTGGACAAAACATTTAAAGGATCACGGTATTACAGTTGTTCACGTTGTATCTTCATTAAAGTTTGCTTTGAAATCAGAAGAAGCCGGAGTTGATGCTGTTGTGGCAGAAGGATTTGAAGCCGGTGGACATAATGGTATTGATGAAACAACCACTTTAGCACTTATTCCTACAGTTAGAAAACAACTTAAAATTCCTTTGATTGCAGCAGGAGGAATCGCTACAGGTAGAGGAATGTTAGCTGCAATGATTTTAGGTGCTGATGGAGTTCAAATAGGTTCAAGATTTGTTGCTTCAGAAGAGTCGTCTGCACACATTAATTTTAAAAAGCAAGTAGTTGAAACCGGTGACGGAGGAACTAAACTTACCTTGAAAGAATTAACGCCTGTACGTCTTATTAAAAACGAATTTTTTAATAGGGTAGAAGAGGCCTATCAAAAAGATGCTTCAATAGAAGAATTAAAAGAATTATTGGGTAGAGGAAGGGCTAAAAAAGGAATGTTTGAAGGTGATCTTGAGGAGGGTGAACTAGAAATTGGACAAGTTGCAAGTATTATTGATGAAATAAAACCTGCTGCTCAAATAATTGAAGAAATATTAGCAGAATATAAAAATGCATTAGCTGAAACTGCAGATGGTAAATTTAATTTCGCATGA
- a CDS encoding PIG-L deacetylase family protein, whose translation MKISEKQRILVLAPHTDDAEFGCGGTINKFVNEGHEVYCVAFSACERSVLDKFPGDILRTEVKRATKRLGIKPENLILLDYMVRTMNYHRQEILDDLIKFRKEINPNIVFIPSLTDIHQDHKTVAEEGLRAFKFSTVLQYEMPWNNLTFTTSTFVMLDEENVKAKVEALAEYESQAHRNYANENFIRSLATTRGVQINTEYAECFDILRWIIT comes from the coding sequence TTGAAGATTTCTGAAAAACAGAGGATTCTTGTCCTTGCACCTCACACTGATGATGCAGAGTTCGGATGCGGAGGTACTATTAACAAATTTGTGAATGAAGGGCACGAAGTTTACTGCGTTGCTTTTTCAGCCTGCGAAAGATCAGTACTGGATAAATTTCCTGGTGATATTTTAAGAACAGAAGTTAAACGTGCTACTAAAAGATTAGGAATTAAACCTGAAAACTTAATTCTGTTGGATTACATGGTACGAACCATGAATTATCATAGACAAGAGATTCTTGATGACCTTATCAAATTTAGAAAAGAAATCAATCCCAATATTGTATTTATACCTTCTTTAACAGATATTCATCAAGATCACAAAACAGTAGCTGAAGAAGGCTTAAGAGCTTTTAAATTTTCTACTGTCCTGCAATACGAAATGCCTTGGAACAACCTAACTTTTACAACATCAACTTTTGTAATGTTGGATGAGGAGAATGTGAAAGCTAAAGTGGAGGCATTGGCTGAATATGAATCTCAAGCACATAGAAATTATGCTAACGAAAACTTTATTCGTTCATTGGCAACTACAAGAGGGGTTCAAATCAACACAGAATATGCAGAATGTTTTGATATTCTTAGATGGATTATAACCTAA
- a CDS encoding DUF1573 domain-containing protein, with protein sequence MRKFLMTFSLICASAIVTNFTFAQNNGTPDPVEPTSGAVLKMNKDVHDYGTITQGDDGNCTFTITNTGTEALIISLCKGSCGCTVPVCPQEPIPPGESVDITVKYNTSKVGPIQRSVTISSNASNEPKKVIRIKGNVKAKPTGSAPFNTGGPTVN encoded by the coding sequence ATGAGAAAATTTTTAATGACATTCAGCCTAATTTGTGCATCTGCAATAGTAACTAACTTCACATTTGCTCAAAACAATGGTACTCCTGATCCGGTAGAACCTACTAGCGGGGCAGTTCTTAAAATGAATAAGGATGTTCATGATTATGGTACCATTACGCAAGGTGATGATGGTAATTGTACTTTTACAATTACAAATACAGGTACAGAAGCCTTGATTATTTCATTGTGTAAAGGGTCATGTGGATGTACAGTGCCGGTTTGCCCACAGGAACCAATTCCTCCAGGTGAGTCTGTTGATATTACAGTAAAATACAATACGAGTAAAGTAGGTCCTATCCAGCGTTCAGTGACAATTAGCTCTAACGCCTCAAATGAACCTAAAAAAGTGATTCGTATTAAAGGAAACGTAAAAGCAAAACCAACTGGTTCAGCCCCATTTAATACAGGCGGACCGACAGTAAATTAA
- a CDS encoding M16 family metallopeptidase, giving the protein MDRTLSPKFVIADQLDLIFPERIELKNGCVLYWMKDVKDEAVKLDIDWEAGTKYQDQKLISSFTNKLLLSGSEELSSKQIDEEMDFYGGFYQMQLDKDHAGITLYGLTENMNDIFSVFSKAFSVANFPQNELDKERTIAIEKFKIEQQKVKVICRQLFTPNLFGADTAYGQVAELSDFDALNSDELRRFFNTHYKTAPTLFLTGNVNKDFIEVLRDWSANFQTPIKTNLIQEFTQTNGRVHHEKVDAIQTAIRIGRLMFDKKHPDYFGFQLLNTIYGGYFGSRLMANIREDKGYTYGIGSGMAVMQDAGYFFIATEVGKDVKDDAVKEIFNEMNKLKEAPVSEEELTKVKNYMLGEFLRQADGPMALIEVFKNIYYNKLPKSYYADFIQAIHDATPQSLQDLANKYFVEEEMLVVTAG; this is encoded by the coding sequence ATGGACAGAACATTATCACCAAAATTTGTAATTGCAGATCAGTTAGATTTAATCTTCCCTGAGCGCATAGAATTGAAAAATGGCTGTGTCCTCTATTGGATGAAGGATGTCAAGGATGAAGCTGTTAAATTAGATATTGACTGGGAAGCAGGAACTAAGTATCAAGATCAAAAATTGATTTCCAGCTTTACTAATAAATTGCTCTTGTCTGGATCAGAAGAATTATCATCTAAACAAATAGATGAAGAGATGGATTTCTACGGTGGGTTTTATCAGATGCAACTTGATAAAGATCATGCTGGAATTACTTTATATGGGTTGACAGAAAATATGAATGATATTTTTTCTGTTTTTTCAAAGGCATTTAGTGTGGCTAATTTTCCTCAAAACGAGTTGGATAAGGAAAGAACAATCGCCATTGAAAAATTTAAGATTGAACAGCAAAAAGTAAAGGTCATTTGTAGACAGTTATTTACACCTAACCTTTTTGGTGCAGATACGGCTTATGGTCAGGTTGCTGAATTATCAGATTTTGATGCACTTAACAGTGATGAGCTGAGAAGGTTTTTTAATACGCACTACAAAACAGCTCCAACATTATTCCTTACTGGTAATGTGAATAAAGATTTTATTGAAGTTTTAAGAGATTGGTCTGCTAATTTTCAGACACCTATTAAAACAAATTTAATTCAGGAATTTACTCAAACCAATGGAAGAGTGCATCATGAAAAAGTTGATGCAATTCAAACGGCTATTCGAATTGGAAGGTTAATGTTTGATAAAAAACATCCTGACTATTTTGGTTTTCAGCTTTTGAACACCATTTATGGCGGATATTTCGGGTCGCGCTTAATGGCCAATATTAGAGAAGATAAAGGCTACACATATGGAATTGGTTCAGGCATGGCTGTTATGCAAGATGCAGGATACTTTTTTATAGCTACTGAAGTTGGAAAAGATGTGAAGGATGACGCAGTGAAAGAGATCTTCAATGAAATGAATAAATTAAAAGAAGCTCCGGTTTCTGAAGAAGAGTTAACCAAGGTGAAGAACTATATGTTGGGAGAATTTTTGCGACAAGCTGATGGTCCTATGGCCTTGATTGAAGTGTTCAAAAATATCTATTACAATAAATTACCTAAAAGCTATTATGCAGATTTTATTCAAGCTATTCATGATGCAACTCCTCAAAGTTTGCAGGATCTAGCGAATAAATATTTTGTAGAAGAAGAGATGCTGGTTGTAACAGCAGGATAA
- a CDS encoding DUF6089 family protein: MKKLLILFIALGLSTVASAQRYNLGFGMRAGVTNFLGDIGGGDEARNFVYNMELADTRWAVGPFINYRFHPLFAINGSITYARLQGMDSNSENRARRGRNLNFTNDIFDISAKFEYYPQILSVSDVGFRGMYQTDYQTYFFAGLGTVIHGPKGQYMGTGDKIRLRPLMTEGVKYSPVAFQMPFGGGFFFTHKRQHRIGFEFQWSWTFTDYLDDISTVYVDPSQMSGDPVAAMMANQYINQVGVPAAAQYGPGSPRGDPTDRDNYMLMTVSYSYLIRTRNGFYRRNYSWMYGRRRRFGGTKAKF, translated from the coding sequence ATGAAAAAATTATTAATTCTATTTATCGCCCTTGGTTTGAGTACTGTTGCAAGCGCTCAACGTTACAATTTAGGGTTTGGTATGCGTGCAGGTGTTACTAATTTTTTAGGTGACATTGGAGGAGGAGATGAAGCGAGAAACTTCGTATACAATATGGAATTGGCTGACACTCGTTGGGCTGTTGGACCTTTCATCAATTACAGATTTCACCCATTATTTGCTATAAATGGTAGTATTACGTATGCCCGCTTACAAGGGATGGATTCAAATTCTGAAAACAGGGCAAGAAGAGGAAGAAATTTAAATTTCACTAACGACATTTTTGACATCTCAGCAAAGTTTGAATATTACCCTCAAATTTTATCTGTAAGTGATGTTGGATTTAGAGGAATGTATCAAACAGATTATCAAACTTATTTCTTTGCAGGTTTAGGAACTGTGATACACGGACCAAAAGGTCAATACATGGGTACTGGTGATAAAATCAGATTACGTCCATTGATGACCGAAGGAGTTAAATACTCACCCGTAGCATTTCAAATGCCATTCGGAGGTGGATTTTTCTTCACACACAAGAGACAACACAGAATTGGTTTTGAATTCCAATGGAGCTGGACATTCACTGATTATTTAGATGACATTTCAACTGTATATGTAGATCCTAGCCAAATGTCAGGAGATCCAGTTGCAGCTATGATGGCTAATCAATACATCAATCAAGTTGGTGTACCTGCGGCGGCTCAGTATGGACCAGGTTCACCTAGAGGAGACCCTACTGATAGAGATAACTACATGTTGATGACTGTATCTTATAGTTACTTGATTAGAACCAGAAATGGTTTCTACAGAAGAAACTATTCATGGATGTACGGAAGAAGAAGAAGATTTGGTGGAACAAAAGCTAAGTTCTAA
- a CDS encoding M16 family metallopeptidase produces the protein MIEFEKFELDNGLKVIFHQDLTTPMAVVDIVYNVGARDENENRTGFAHLFEHLMFGGSKNIENFDAPLQMAGGECNAFTNNDITNYYDILPAQNLETALWLESDRMLELAFTPKSLEVQRNVVIEEFKQRYLNQPYGDVWLELRPLIYQQHPYKWATIGKNIDHIADATMEDVKSFFFKHYSPSNATMVIGGNLDFDEVKELVIKWFGDIPAREKYERKLSAEPAQNEKREKTIVRDVPSDAIYMAFRMAERTSPDFYVGDLVSDLLGRGKSSRFFQELITEKKLFTQASAYVSGGWEDGLFIVSGQLTSGVSFSEAEEAIWLELNKLHLNPIDERELTKVKNKFKTSKVFSEQPLMNRVMNIALFDMMGKLDEVNNELQKYDAVTSENIKNFAKYLLIPENSSTLKIKAK, from the coding sequence ATGATTGAATTTGAAAAATTTGAATTAGACAACGGACTTAAGGTGATTTTTCATCAAGATTTAACTACTCCAATGGCGGTAGTTGATATTGTCTATAATGTAGGAGCTAGAGATGAAAACGAAAATCGCACAGGCTTTGCTCATCTATTTGAACACTTGATGTTCGGAGGGTCTAAGAATATTGAAAATTTTGATGCTCCATTGCAAATGGCAGGAGGTGAGTGCAATGCATTTACTAATAATGACATCACAAATTATTATGATATTCTTCCAGCTCAAAATTTGGAAACTGCATTGTGGCTGGAAAGTGATCGAATGCTAGAATTGGCTTTTACTCCCAAGAGTTTAGAAGTACAAAGAAACGTTGTGATTGAAGAGTTTAAACAACGATATCTGAATCAACCTTATGGTGATGTTTGGTTGGAATTGCGTCCGTTGATATATCAGCAGCATCCCTATAAATGGGCAACTATTGGTAAAAATATAGATCACATAGCTGACGCTACAATGGAAGATGTTAAATCATTTTTCTTTAAGCACTATTCTCCTTCAAATGCAACAATGGTTATTGGAGGGAATCTAGATTTTGACGAGGTAAAAGAATTGGTTATTAAGTGGTTTGGGGATATTCCGGCAAGAGAAAAGTACGAAAGAAAGTTATCAGCTGAACCTGCTCAAAATGAAAAAAGAGAAAAGACCATTGTTAGAGATGTACCTTCAGATGCTATTTATATGGCATTTAGAATGGCAGAAAGAACTTCGCCAGATTTTTATGTAGGTGATTTGGTATCGGACTTATTGGGAAGAGGAAAATCTTCAAGATTTTTTCAGGAGTTGATTACCGAAAAAAAATTATTTACGCAAGCTTCTGCTTATGTTTCAGGAGGCTGGGAAGATGGTTTGTTTATCGTTTCAGGACAACTCACTTCCGGGGTCAGCTTTAGTGAAGCAGAAGAAGCTATATGGTTGGAATTGAATAAACTTCATTTAAACCCTATAGATGAAAGGGAACTAACTAAAGTCAAAAACAAATTCAAAACATCTAAGGTTTTTTCAGAACAACCATTAATGAACCGAGTAATGAATATTGCATTGTTTGATATGATGGGAAAACTGGATGAGGTAAATAATGAACTGCAAAAATATGATGCAGTTACATCAGAGAACATTAAGAATTTTGCTAAGTATTTACTTATACCTGAAAATTCATCAACACTAAAGATTAAAGCTAAGTAA
- the recQ gene encoding DNA helicase RecQ: MISTTRNELNGSLKKYFGFDGFKGEQESIIQNVLEGKNTFVIMPTGGGKSLCYQLPALLSEGTAIIVSPLIALMKNQVDAIRHVSDSDDIAHFLNSSLTKTEIKKVKEDIQDGKTKLLYVAPESLTKQENIDFLTGVEISFFAIDEAHCISEWGHDFRPEYRRLREIFEKISNVPIIALTATATPKVQHDIQKNLNMLDATVFKMSFNRENLFYEVRPKRDVEKDIIRFIKERPGKSGIIYCLSRKKVEEIAELLQVNDINALPYHAGLESNVRAKHQDMFLMEEVEVIVATIAFGMGIDKPDVRFVIHHDIPKSLESYYQETGRAGRDGGEGVCLTFYSYKDIEKLEKFLHGKPISEQEVGRQLLHEIVSYAETSVCRRKYILHYFGEVYDDSKCNCMCDNCKNPREEFEGKDDVALFLEAVDFLKETQKAKYVCNFLAGKETSEIKSYKHNQAPLFGKGKSQDYNHWNAVARQILVRGLLTKEIESYGTLKITKEGRDFMSNPSSFKLLKEHDYSAEIDEPIIINQKGGGASVDDNLFQMLVDLRKKISKDKNIPPFVIFQEPSLNDMAIQYPISEEELTNIQGVGQGKATRYGRPFIDLIKRYVDENEIDRPQDFVVKSVVNKSGLKVHIIQNVDRKMPLDVIASSQGKELADVIAEIEAIVSSGTKINIDYYINDVLDEDDQEDIYEYFLEAETDSLKEAHEEFEGDYDEDQLRLMRIKFMSEMAN, translated from the coding sequence ATGATTTCAACGACCAGAAACGAATTAAATGGATCTTTAAAAAAGTATTTTGGATTTGACGGATTCAAGGGGGAACAAGAATCAATCATCCAAAATGTTCTAGAAGGCAAGAATACTTTTGTAATCATGCCAACTGGGGGAGGTAAATCTTTGTGTTATCAATTACCCGCGCTTTTATCTGAAGGTACTGCGATCATAGTATCGCCTTTGATCGCCTTGATGAAAAATCAAGTTGACGCAATTAGACATGTCAGTGATTCTGACGACATAGCCCATTTTTTAAATTCATCTTTAACAAAGACGGAGATAAAAAAGGTGAAAGAAGATATTCAGGACGGAAAGACCAAATTACTATACGTAGCTCCTGAATCGCTTACTAAGCAGGAAAATATTGATTTTTTAACTGGAGTTGAGATTTCATTCTTTGCTATAGATGAGGCACATTGTATTTCAGAGTGGGGACATGATTTCAGACCTGAATACAGAAGATTAAGAGAGATTTTTGAAAAAATATCCAACGTTCCGATTATTGCCTTAACAGCAACTGCCACTCCCAAAGTGCAGCATGACATTCAAAAAAACCTTAACATGCTAGATGCAACGGTTTTTAAAATGTCATTTAATCGCGAGAATCTATTTTACGAAGTTCGACCTAAAAGAGATGTTGAAAAAGACATCATTCGATTTATAAAAGAACGCCCAGGTAAATCCGGTATAATTTACTGCTTGAGTAGAAAAAAGGTAGAGGAAATTGCAGAATTGTTGCAAGTCAATGACATTAATGCACTTCCATACCACGCAGGATTAGAATCTAATGTAAGAGCAAAACATCAAGACATGTTTTTGATGGAGGAAGTGGAAGTAATTGTTGCCACTATTGCATTTGGGATGGGAATTGACAAACCTGATGTGAGATTTGTAATACATCATGATATTCCTAAAAGCTTAGAAAGTTATTATCAAGAAACCGGTAGAGCAGGACGTGATGGCGGTGAAGGTGTTTGTTTAACATTTTACAGCTATAAAGACATAGAAAAACTAGAGAAGTTTCTTCACGGAAAACCTATTTCAGAGCAAGAAGTAGGAAGACAATTGTTACATGAGATAGTTTCATACGCAGAAACTTCAGTATGCAGAAGAAAGTACATATTACATTATTTTGGAGAAGTTTATGATGATTCAAAGTGCAACTGTATGTGCGACAATTGCAAGAATCCTAGAGAAGAATTTGAGGGAAAAGATGATGTTGCTTTGTTCCTGGAAGCTGTAGACTTTTTAAAAGAAACTCAAAAAGCAAAATACGTATGTAATTTCTTAGCGGGTAAGGAGACTTCTGAAATTAAATCATACAAGCATAATCAAGCTCCACTATTTGGAAAGGGCAAATCGCAAGACTACAATCACTGGAATGCGGTTGCAAGACAAATATTGGTTAGAGGTTTATTGACAAAAGAAATTGAGAGCTACGGAACTTTAAAGATTACTAAAGAAGGTAGAGATTTCATGAGTAATCCAAGTTCATTTAAGTTATTAAAAGAGCACGATTATTCTGCTGAAATTGACGAACCAATCATTATAAATCAAAAAGGTGGTGGTGCTTCTGTTGATGATAATCTCTTTCAAATGTTAGTGGATTTAAGAAAAAAGATTTCTAAAGACAAAAACATCCCGCCATTTGTAATATTCCAGGAACCTTCTTTAAATGATATGGCTATTCAATACCCAATATCAGAAGAAGAATTGACTAATATACAAGGTGTTGGGCAAGGAAAAGCAACAAGATACGGCAGACCTTTTATCGATCTTATCAAAAGATATGTTGATGAAAATGAAATTGACAGACCACAAGATTTTGTAGTAAAATCTGTAGTCAATAAATCAGGATTAAAGGTTCATATCATTCAGAATGTAGATAGAAAAATGCCATTAGACGTAATTGCTTCTTCACAGGGCAAAGAATTGGCAGATGTTATTGCAGAAATTGAAGCTATTGTAAGTTCTGGTACTAAAATCAATATTGACTATTACATCAATGATGTACTTGACGAAGATGATCAAGAGGATATTTACGAGTACTTTTTGGAAGCTGAAACTGATAGCTTAAAAGAAGCTCATGAAGAATTTGAAGGTGATTATGATGAGGATCAACTCAGATTAATGCGAATTAAGTTCATGAGTGAAATGGCAAATTAA